A section of the Anaerobranca gottschalkii DSM 13577 genome encodes:
- a CDS encoding threonine/serine exporter family protein, translating into MLIENFIFSLLATWGYCVVFNVPKRFLLLSSLGGAFGWMGYITLNSNGTAPVTAAFAGAAIVAIWGEILSVKLKDIVTLFFIPGIVPLVPGAGMYYTMLAIIEKDFAKAAIVGSETLFVAGAIASGLITVSSISRIIRGKK; encoded by the coding sequence TTGTTAATAGAGAACTTTATTTTTTCCCTATTAGCTACGTGGGGTTATTGTGTCGTGTTTAATGTACCTAAAAGGTTTTTGCTTTTATCTTCTTTAGGGGGAGCCTTTGGTTGGATGGGCTATATCACTTTAAATTCCAATGGTACAGCCCCTGTTACCGCAGCCTTTGCAGGGGCTGCTATTGTAGCTATTTGGGGCGAAATTCTTTCTGTTAAACTGAAGGATATTGTTACATTGTTCTTTATCCCCGGGATAGTCCCACTGGTACCGGGAGCAGGAATGTATTATACCATGTTAGCTATAATTGAAAAGGATTTTGCTAAAGCAGCAATTGTAGGGAGTGAGACACTATTTGTCGCCGGTGCCATTGCCAGCGGTTTAATCACTGTATCCTCTATTTCTAGAATTATCCGAGGCAAAAAATAA